One genomic region from Salvelinus fontinalis isolate EN_2023a chromosome 18, ASM2944872v1, whole genome shotgun sequence encodes:
- the LOC129815351 gene encoding engulfment and cell motility protein 2 isoform X5, with protein sequence MPPPSDIVKVAIEWPGANAQLMEIDQKKPLSSIIREVCDGWSLSGSEQFALRYADGPQLYITEQSRSEIKNGTILRLAISSARAARQLLDRIQSHGIDSRLEALKELAKLSADPTFATEFISMEGIGTLARLVESGTHFGEMLAFTLTAFLELMDHGIVSWDLISLSFIKQIAGYVNQPMVDVSILQRSLAILESMVLNSHSLYHRVAQEITVGQLIGHLQVSNQEIQTYAIALINALFLKAPEDRRQHVIRGNRPIKAEMAHQLYVLQVLTFNLLEERMMTKMDPSDQAQRDIIFELRRIAFDGENDPSGTEKRKAMYTKDYKMLGFTNHVNPAMDFTQTPPGMLALDNMLYLAKLHQDTYIRIVLENSSREDKHECPFGRCAIELTRMLCEILQVGELPNEGCNDYHPMFFTHDRAWEEFFCVCIQLLNKTWKEMRATAEDFNKVMQVVREQITRTLAMKPSSLDQLKGKLRGLSYSEILRLRQSERMSQDDFQSPPIIELRERIQPEILELIKQQRLNRLCEGSCFRKLGNRRRQEKFWFCRLSLNHKVLHYGDLDESPQGEVPFELLTDKIPVSDIKSVVTGKDCPHMKEKSALKQNKEVLEQAFSILYDPDENLNFVAPNKYEYCIWTDGLCALLGREMGSDLTRSDLDTLISMEMKLRLLDLENITIPEAPPPVPKEPSTYNFTYNYG encoded by the exons cTGGTCTCTGTCTGGCTCGGAGCAGTTTGCCCTGCGTTATGCTGACGGTCCTCAGCTCTACATTACTGAGCAG AGCCGTAGTGAAATCAAGAATGGAACCATCCTTCGATTAGCCATATCTTCT gcCCGTGCAGCGCGGCAGCTCCTCGACAGGATCCAGTCGCACGGCATAGACTCCCGCCTGGAGGCCCTGAAGGAGCTGGCCAAGCTGTCAGCTGACCCCACCTTCGCCACGGAGTTCATCAGCATGGAGGGCATTGGGACCTTGGCGCGCCTGGTGGAGAGTGGCACCCA CTTTGGGGAGATGCTGGCCTTCACTCTCACAGCCTTCCTGGAGCTGATGGACCATGGCATTGTGTCCTGGGACCTTATCTCTCTGTCCTTCATCAAACAG ATTGCGGGCTACGTGAACCAGCCGATGGTGGACGTATCCATCCTGCAGCGCTCACTGGCCATCCTGGAAAGCATGGTCCTCAACAGCCACAGCCTCTACCACCGGGTGGCGCAGGAGATCACCGTTGGACAGCTCATCGGGCATCTGCAagt GTCCAATCAGGAGATCCAGACATACGCCATCGCACTAATCAACGCCCTCTTCCTCAAGGCACCAGAGGACAGGCGGCAG CATGTTATCCGAGGCAACCGACCTATCAAAGCTGAGATGGCACACCAGCTGTACGTGCTGCAGGTGCTTACCTTTAACCTTTTGGAAGAACGGATGATGACCAAGATGGATCCCAGTGACCAG GCCCAGAGGGACATTATTTTTGAGCTGCGCAGGATTGCATTTGATGGGGAGAATGACCCTAGTGGCACAGAGAAGAGAAAGGCCATGTACACCAAGGACTACAAGATGCTGGGCTTCACT AACCATGTGAACCCTGCCATGGACTTTACTCAGACCCCTCCAGGAATGCTGGCCCTGGACAACATGCTCTACCTGGCCAAGCTGCACCAGGACACCTACATCAGG ATTGTTCTAGAGAACAGCAGCCGCGAGGACAAACACGAGTGTCCCTTCGGACGCTGTGCCATCGAGCTCACCCGAATGCTGTGTGAGATACTACAAGTGGGAGAATTGC CCAATGAGGGCTGCAACGACTACCACCCCATGTTCTTTACTCACGACCGGGCGTGGGAGGAGTTCTTCTGCGTCTGCATCCAACTGCTCAACAAGACCTGGAAGGAGATGAGGGCCACGGCTGAAGACTTCAACAAG GTGATGCAGGTGGTTCGGGAGCAGATCACCCGGACTCTGGCTATGAAGCCCTCGTCCCTGGACCAGCTAAAAGGGAAACTACGAGGCCTCAGCTACTCTGAGATCCTGCGTCTGCGCCAGTCAGAGAGGATGAGCCAGGACGACTTTCAGTCACCACCCATCAT tgaacTGCGTGAGAGGATCCAGCCAGAGATACTGGAGCTGATTAAGCAACAGCGACTGAACCGCCTGTGTGAGGGAAGCTGCTTCCGCAAGCTTGGCAACCGCCGCAGACAAG AGAAGTTCTGGTTTTGCCGCCTGTCTCTGAACCACAAGGTGCTTCACTATGGAGATCTGGACGAGTCTCCCCAGGGGGAAGTACCTTTTGAGCTGCTCACCGACAAGA TCCCCGTGTCTGATATCAAGTCAGTGGTGACGGGGAAGGACTGTCCCCACATGAAAGAGAAGAGTGCACTGAAACAAAATAAG GAGGTATTGGAGCAGGCCTTCTCCATCCTGTACGATCCTGATGAAAACCTCAACTTTGTGGCTCCCAACAAATACGAG TACTGTATCTGGACTGATGGGCTGTGTGCGTTGTTGGGGCGAGAGATGGGCAGTGACCTCACACGTAGCGACCTGGACACGCTCATCTCCATGGAGATGAAGCTCCGCCTCCTGGACCTGGAGAACATCACCATACCCGAAGCCCCTCCCCCCGTGCCAAAGGAGCCTAGCACTTACAACTTCACCTACAACTACGGCTGA